A region from the Lolium perenne isolate Kyuss_39 chromosome 4, Kyuss_2.0, whole genome shotgun sequence genome encodes:
- the LOC127295345 gene encoding stress enhanced protein 1, chloroplastic yields MAFISILRSSPVAVPAASSRRPALRSNHGAYLLRVSSRAAPSLSVRCEQSGKQGASAVDVWASRLAMMSFAAAVVSEVSTGKGFVENFGVPTPAPALAIVVTALVGGLAVLFITRSGSQQ; encoded by the exons ATGGCGTTCATCTCCATCCTACGCTCGTCTCCGGTGGCCGTCCCCGCGGCCAGTTCTCGCCGGCCGGCGCTGCGTTCCAACCACGGTGCGTACCTGCTTCGCGTCAGCTCCAGGGCCGCGCCGTCTCTGTCCGTTAGGTGCGAGCAGAGCGGCAAGCAGGGAGCCAGCGCCGTCGACGTGTGGGCGAGCCGCCTCGCCATGATGAGCTTCGCCGCCGCGGTCGTCTCTGAGGTGTCCACCGGCAAGGGCTTCGTCGAG aaCTTTGGCGTGCCGACGCCGGCGCCGGCACTGGCGATCGTGGTGACGGCGCTCGTCGGCGGTCTGGCCGTCCTCTTCATCACCCGGTCCGGCTCGCAACAGTGA
- the LOC127295344 gene encoding glycine-rich domain-containing protein 2: MDGEQASNWAAAQGIGVGEDLIPAALRHQDFLEAVDRRRWLYEGPLLDRAIRRYKACWLPLLAKHTEAAVVDGPLVVPLDCEWIWHCHRLNPAQYVKDCKRLYGRILDNSNVESSVQTKSKDQAAKVWTELLCPGEPFDLEYTSPSDGSVYASNEAAGGISYNLVSAVRRQSSFFYQVGTPSMHDRRFLEEALARYKGFLYVIKVNQEKGRKFFRVPTYDVDLMWHTHQLHPVTYYTDMMNLLGRVLEHDDTDDDRAVGKKLDTGFSGTTEQFENIFGLRYWKVGAMYRGKLPTPVTSTPQIFRTQDDNGFSLGEADKHLTILETTVLELYLQIVDIKNLPSSIPEKSVYVWFTKSQPDLFISDGGRLDILAKTGKSIGAGFQCEPTGELILTVMVDHSYFGASSSKKSEPLGKVSISLQELAQPDSKLSFERWFELKSHVGYAGSPTISLRVAASSTVPRRAPQVLSMMNVKPFSLKACLLPPSVKDQQMSSWTRFVYDCGTELIRLQIRENKAKSGMLLNQELVGVTKSSKKPFQLAEFKETKWSFINSNLSITSDLKITQDGCILEIKGDNKLIKIYKGRRLAYELKCCSQHAEDTTAVTAVKFSAEHPYGKAVALLDTESEFITVDEDWFLLPWIAISFLFLNATDKDGAKLIEGAMVHEGAIVEPDTTMASETVKGGAESAIAALAQCGTCGTACDGDLVMASDKDGHASCEGTVTASGKVADSKCGGCGSGCGGGCGGSVATVSSKGGLVSSGVIAGGGNGRLESAGCGSGCGSSCGSNMVMSMTQGNTKSGGCGSGCGGGGGCGGMAIEGSKAGIVKSSGCGSGCGSGCGGGCGSMVIEGSKDGIVKSSGCGSGCGGGCSGMVTEGSKISYAKSSGCGSGCGGGCGSMLMEGSKTGYAKSGGCGSGCGGGCSGMVIEGKTGYTKSGGCGSGCGGGCGGGCSGMVIEGKTGCTKSGGCGSGCGGGCGGGGCGSMVMEGKTGYTKSGGCGSGCGGGCGGGCGGGMVMEGSKTGHTKSSG, translated from the exons ATGGACGGGGAGCAGGCGTCGAACTGGGCGGCGGCGCAGGGGATCGGCGTCGGCGAGGACCTCATCCCGGCCGCGCTGCGCCACCAGGACTTCCTCGAGGCCGTCGACCGCCGCCGCTGGCTCTACGAGGGGCCGCTGCTCGACAGGGCCATACGCAG ATACAAAGCTTGCTGGCTTCCCCTTCTTGCCAAGCACACTGAGGCTGCAGTTGTAGATGGCCCTTTGGTTGTTCCACTTGACTGCGAATGGATATGGCACTGCCATCGGCTTAATCCG GCTCAATACGTAAAGGACTGCAAGCGATTATATGGCAGAATATTGGACAATAGCAACGTCGAGTCATCCGTCCAAACAAAGTCCAAGGATCAGGCTGCCAAAGTTTGGACTGAGTTATTATGTCCTGGGGAGCCCTTTGACCTGGAGTACACAAGTCCTTCTGATGGTTCCGTATATGCCAGCAATGAAGCTGCAGGGGGCATTTCCTATAATTTGGTCTCAGCTGTTAGGAGACAGTCTTCTTTCTTCTACCAG GTTGGAACACCAAGCATGCACGATCGCCGTTTTCTTGAAGAAGCTTTAGCTCGATACAAAGGGTTTTTGTATGTGATCAAGGTGAATCAGGAGAAAGGAAGGAAGTTCTTTCGTGTGCCAACCTATGATGTGGATCTCATGTGGCACACTCACCAACTGCATCCTGTTACCTACTACACTGACATGATGAATCTCCTTGGGAGAGTTTTGGAGCATGATGACACAGACGATGATCGAGCTGTAGGAAAGAAGCTTGACACCGGGTTTTCTGGAACCACGGAGCAATTCGAGAATATCTTTGGTCTGAGATACTGGAAGGTTGGTGCTATGTACCGTGGAAAGTTGCCAACTCCCGTGACATCCACTCCTCAGATATTTAGAACCCAGGATGATAATGGTTTTAGTCTTGGTGAAGCAGACAAGCATCTTACTATTCTTGAAACAACAGTTCTGGAG TTGTATTTACAAATTGTGGACATCAAGAATTTACCATCTTCAATTCCTGAGAAAAGCGTGTATGTATGGTTCACCAAGAGTCAGCCAGATCTGTTTATCAGCGATGGTGGCAGGTTAGATATTTTAGCAAAAACAGGGAAGAGTATTGGAGCTGGTTTTCAATGTGAACCTACTGGAGAACTCATTCTGACAGTAATGGTTGATCATTCCTATTTTGGGGCATCATCGTCGAAGAAATCAGAACCACTAGGGAAGGTCTCAATCTCTCTTCAGGAACTTGCACAGCCTGATTCCAAGCTTTCCTTTGAGAGATGGTTTGAACTGAAATCTCATGTTGGATATGCCGGCTCCCCAACGATCAGTCTTCGTGTTGCTGCATCTTCTACTGTCCCTAGGCGAGCTCCACAGGTGCTTAGCATGATGAATGTTAAACCTTTCTCTCTGAAGGCCTGCCTATTGCCACCTTCCGTCAAGGATCAACAAATGAGCTCCTGGACTCGCTTCGTGTATGACTGTGGTACTGAACTTATTCGTCTTCAGATAAG GGAGAATAAGGCAAAGAGTGGCATGCTTCTTAACCAGGAATTGGTTGGAGTAACAAAGTCATCAAAAAAGCCATTTCAGCTTGCAGAATTCAAGGAAACTAAATGGTCTTTTATTAACTCCAACCTATCCATCACCAGTGACCTTAAAATAACCCAGGATGGCTGCATACTCGAGATCAAAGGTGATAACAAACTG ATCAAAATATACAAGGGAAGGAGACTAGCATATGAACTGAAATGCTGCAGTCAGCATGCTGAAGATACTACAGCAGTTACTGCTGTGAAGTTCTCTGCTGAACACCCCTATGGCAAAGCAGTCGCACTGCTTGACACCGAATCAGAGTTTATCACG GTGGATGAGGATTGGTTTCTGCTTCCCTGGATTGCAATATCGTTCTTGTTCCTGAATGCCACTGACAAAGATGGTGCGAAGCTCATCGAAGGAGCCATGGTTCACGAGGGTGCAATTGTTGAGCCTGATACTACCATGGCTTCTGAAACCGTGAAAGGTGGAGCAGAAAGCGCCATCGCTGCTCTAGCACAATGTGGCACTTGTGGGACGGCCTGTGATGGTGACTTGGTCATGGCAAGTGACAAGGATGGTCATGCTAGCTGTGAGGGCACTGTCACCGCAAGCGGCAAGGTTGCTGATTCTAAATGTGGTGGTTGCGGATCAGGCTGTGGTGGTGGCTGCGGTGGCTCCGTTGCCACAGTGAGCTCAAAGGGCGGTCTTGTGAGCAGTGGTGTTATCGCAGGCGGCGGGAATGGCCGTCTTGAATCTGCTGGGTGTGGATCTGGATGTGGTAGTTCCTGTGGTAGCAACATGGTTATGTCCATGACGCAGGGGAACACCAAGTCAGGTGGCTGTGGTTCGGgttgtggtggtggaggaggctgtGGTGGCATGGCCATCGAAGGCTCCAAGGCTGGCATCGTCAAGTCTAGTGGCTGTGGCTCTGGCTGTGGCTCGGGCTGCGGTGGTGGCTGCGGCAGCATGGTGATCGAAGGGTCCAAGGACGGCATTGTCAAGTCTAGTGGCTGTGGCTCTGGATGCGGTGGCGGTTGCAGTGGCATGGTGACCGAAGGCTCCAAGATCAGCTATGCAAAGTCTAGTGGCTGTGGCTCTGGCTGTGGTGGCGGCTGTGGTAGCATGTTAATGGAAGGTTCCAAGACCGGCTACGCTAAGTCCGGCGGTTGCGGTTCAGGCTGTGGAGGTGGTTGCAGCGGCATGGTCATTGAAGGCAAGACCGGCTACACTAAGTCAGGCGGTTGCGGTTCGGGCTGTGGTGGCGGTTGTGGCGGCGGTTGCAGCGGCATGGTCATTGAAGGCAAGACCGGCTGCACTAAGTCAGGCGGTTGTGGTTCGGGCTGTGGTGGCGGTTGTGGCGGCGGTGGTTGCGGCAGCATGGTCATGGAAGGCAAGACCGGCTACACTAAGTCAGGCGGTTGCGGTTCAGGCTGTGGTGGTGGTTgtggcggcggctgcggcggcggcatgGTC